A window from Megasphaera vaginalis (ex Bordigoni et al. 2020) encodes these proteins:
- a CDS encoding nitrogenase component 1 yields MTPKAYVCTAADLAAAGVEQIPAAFITAEHLIYNSPAALAFNSPGAEGFGVKRAGLAIPGSVMLLVGPGCCGRNTTILSEMSGYSERFFFYIMDETDIVTGRHLTKLPQAVGEICASLEARPSVVMICLTCVDALLGTDMERVCRKAAAAVGLPVVPCYMYALTREGRKPPMVAVRQAVYSLLEERPKEADHVNILGYFSPLIDSCEIYPLLRRAGVKKIQEISRCKTFEEYQEMGAANFNLVLHEESRLAARDLQERLHMPGVELTRLYDIEKIRRQYAIFANALGMTFDDGAYFEEAKEAVGLFTAMHGDTVFAVGEMANADPFELSVALCRYGLRVAEIYGTVTPERFVYIRQLARLSPETKIMSNLSPSMLYYEPDAAVTATIGKDAAYYHPDAARVLWTEERQPFGYAGVTKLFRSLQKVMEKGKGE; encoded by the coding sequence ATGACACCTAAAGCTTATGTTTGTACAGCGGCCGATCTTGCGGCTGCAGGCGTCGAACAAATTCCCGCCGCGTTTATTACGGCGGAACATCTGATTTATAATTCGCCGGCCGCATTGGCTTTTAATTCGCCCGGCGCCGAAGGGTTCGGCGTTAAACGGGCCGGACTTGCCATTCCCGGCTCGGTCATGCTCCTCGTCGGCCCCGGCTGCTGCGGCAGGAATACGACGATTCTCAGCGAAATGAGCGGTTACAGCGAGCGCTTTTTCTTTTATATTATGGATGAAACCGATATCGTTACCGGACGGCATTTGACAAAACTTCCGCAAGCCGTCGGCGAAATCTGCGCCAGTCTTGAAGCGCGCCCTTCCGTTGTCATGATCTGTCTGACCTGTGTCGATGCGCTGTTGGGAACCGATATGGAACGGGTTTGCCGTAAAGCAGCGGCGGCTGTGGGGCTGCCTGTCGTGCCGTGTTATATGTACGCCCTGACGCGGGAGGGGCGGAAGCCGCCGATGGTTGCCGTGCGCCAGGCCGTATACTCCCTGTTGGAGGAGCGGCCGAAAGAGGCGGATCATGTCAATATTCTCGGATACTTTTCTCCCCTCATCGATTCTTGTGAAATTTATCCCTTACTTCGCCGGGCAGGCGTAAAAAAAATTCAGGAAATCTCCCGTTGTAAGACATTTGAAGAATATCAGGAGATGGGAGCTGCCAACTTCAACCTCGTTTTGCACGAAGAGTCAAGATTGGCCGCCCGGGATTTGCAGGAGCGGCTTCATATGCCGGGCGTCGAATTGACGAGGCTGTACGACATCGAAAAGATCCGGCGTCAATATGCGATTTTTGCCAACGCCTTGGGGATGACTTTTGATGACGGGGCCTATTTTGAGGAAGCGAAGGAAGCTGTCGGTCTGTTTACGGCAATGCACGGCGATACCGTTTTCGCCGTCGGCGAAATGGCCAATGCCGACCCGTTCGAGCTCTCTGTCGCGCTCTGTCGTTACGGTTTGCGCGTGGCCGAGATTTACGGCACGGTGACGCCGGAACGGTTCGTTTATATCCGCCAACTGGCCCGGCTCAGTCCGGAGACGAAGATCATGTCCAATTTATCTCCGTCCATGCTGTACTATGAGCCTGACGCCGCCGTTACGGCGACGATCGGCAAGGACGCGGCGTATTATCATCCTGACGCCGCCCGGGTTCTGTGGACGGAAGAACGGCAGCCTTTCGGCTATGCCGGTGTGACGAAACTGTTTCGTTCACTGCAGAAGGTGATGGAGAAAGGAAAAGGAGAATAA
- a CDS encoding AAA family ATPase: MLKIAIYGKGGIGKSTITSNLAAAFAVLGKRVIQIGCDPKADSTFNLLGGQPVQPIMNYMRDFDMEPESIEAVSKIGFGGVLCLETGGPTPGLGCAGRGIVATFSLLEDLGLFAQYGPDVVLYDVLGDVVCGGFAAPIREGYAEIVIIVTSGEKMSLYAANNIYTAVCNFADRSYAKMGGIILNRRNIPDEERKVRTFAAERGLEIIGDIPRSDDIIRFEESGKTVIEGDPSLPISRNFLTIAKTLLADKGADHDT; this comes from the coding sequence ATGCTAAAAATTGCCATTTACGGTAAAGGCGGCATCGGCAAATCGACGATCACGAGCAATCTTGCCGCGGCATTTGCCGTTCTGGGGAAACGGGTTATTCAGATCGGTTGCGATCCCAAAGCCGATTCGACATTCAACCTTTTAGGCGGTCAGCCCGTACAGCCGATTATGAATTATATGCGCGATTTCGATATGGAACCGGAGTCTATCGAAGCGGTGTCGAAAATTGGCTTCGGCGGCGTTCTCTGCCTTGAAACGGGCGGACCGACGCCGGGCTTGGGATGTGCCGGCCGCGGTATTGTGGCGACGTTCAGTCTCCTGGAGGATCTGGGGCTTTTTGCGCAGTACGGGCCGGATGTCGTGTTGTACGACGTTCTCGGTGATGTCGTCTGCGGCGGCTTTGCCGCGCCAATCCGGGAAGGCTACGCTGAGATCGTCATTATTGTTACGTCCGGTGAAAAAATGTCGCTTTATGCGGCTAATAACATTTATACCGCTGTCTGCAATTTTGCCGACAGAAGCTACGCCAAAATGGGCGGCATCATTTTGAATCGCCGAAATATTCCCGACGAAGAACGAAAGGTACGGACTTTTGCCGCTGAACGAGGGCTGGAAATTATCGGCGATATTCCCCGCAGCGATGATATTATCCGCTTTGAAGAGAGCGGCAAGACGGTCATTGAAGGCGATCCGTCATTGCCGATCAGCCGAAATTTCCTAACCATTGCCAAGACGCTGTTGGCAGATAAGGGAGCCGATCATGACACCTAA
- a CDS encoding TM1266 family iron-only hydrogenase system putative regulator codes for MEETRVALIGIIVSDPAAAEALNEILHTYNSYIIGRMGLPYQQRNISVISIVLDAPQPVISAVAGKLGMVPHVTAKTIYANLPD; via the coding sequence ATGGAAGAAACGCGTGTTGCCCTGATCGGTATCATCGTCAGCGATCCCGCTGCTGCGGAAGCGCTGAATGAGATTCTGCATACCTATAATTCGTATATTATCGGACGCATGGGGCTGCCATATCAGCAGCGGAACATTTCCGTCATCAGCATCGTTCTCGACGCGCCGCAGCCCGTCATCAGCGCCGTCGCCGGCAAGCTCGGCATGGTGCCGCACGTTACGGCGAAGACGATTTATGCCAATTTGCCTGATTAG
- a CDS encoding zinc-ribbon domain-containing protein, giving the protein MICKTCGTELRDGVRMCPICGTQQITPPQPPKNIRNNPKIFTKTRVVSFLLILFFIGVGLWRMLTQ; this is encoded by the coding sequence ATGATTTGCAAAACCTGCGGTACCGAATTGCGGGACGGCGTACGCATGTGTCCTATTTGCGGCACCCAACAGATCACGCCGCCGCAGCCGCCGAAAAATATACGAAACAATCCCAAAATATTCACGAAAACAAGAGTCGTCAGTTTTCTCCTGATCCTCTTCTTCATCGGTGTCGGCCTCTGGCGTATGCTGACACAATAA
- a CDS encoding acyl-CoA dehydrogenase, protein MDFKLNEMQLDIANLAKDFAEKKLAPTVKDRDENEVFDRAIVDEMGKLGLLGIPYEEENGGVGADFLSLAVACEEVAKIDPSIALSFEVHTMLCSWPIWKFGTPEQKKKYLVPLAQGTSLGAFGLTEPNAGTDALNGSTTAVKDGDYYVLNGAKVFNTNGGEAEVTVVFAATDKSKGAKGMSAFIVEKGTPGFTYGKKEVKMGIRASVQRELVFQDVRVPAANMLGKEGEGFKIAMMTLDGGRVGVGAQALGIAEGAYNEAVKYAKERVQFGKPIATKQAIAFMLADMKLKIETARWAVYQAAWKMSQPDVKSYSMDAAIAKKYASDVAMQVTTDAVQVFGGYGFTREYPVERYMRDAKITQIYEGTNQVQQMIISGAILR, encoded by the coding sequence ATGGATTTTAAGCTTAATGAAATGCAATTGGACATTGCCAACCTTGCGAAAGATTTTGCAGAAAAGAAATTGGCTCCGACCGTAAAAGACCGCGACGAAAATGAAGTTTTTGATCGGGCTATCGTTGATGAAATGGGTAAATTAGGGCTTCTCGGCATTCCTTACGAAGAAGAAAACGGCGGTGTCGGCGCCGACTTTCTCAGCTTGGCGGTTGCTTGCGAAGAAGTTGCCAAAATTGATCCTTCCATTGCATTGAGCTTCGAAGTTCACACGATGCTTTGCTCTTGGCCGATTTGGAAGTTCGGGACGCCGGAACAGAAAAAGAAATATCTCGTTCCGTTGGCGCAAGGTACCAGCCTCGGTGCCTTCGGCCTGACAGAACCGAATGCCGGTACAGATGCTTTGAACGGCTCCACGACGGCTGTTAAAGACGGCGATTATTACGTTTTGAACGGCGCCAAAGTCTTCAATACGAACGGCGGGGAAGCGGAAGTTACCGTCGTTTTCGCTGCGACAGATAAATCCAAAGGCGCTAAAGGCATGAGTGCTTTCATTGTTGAAAAAGGAACCCCGGGGTTCACGTACGGCAAAAAAGAAGTTAAGATGGGGATCCGTGCATCTGTGCAGCGCGAGTTGGTTTTCCAGGACGTTCGCGTTCCCGCTGCCAACATGCTCGGCAAAGAAGGGGAAGGCTTTAAAATCGCGATGATGACCTTGGATGGCGGTCGTGTCGGCGTTGGCGCACAGGCTCTCGGCATTGCCGAAGGCGCGTATAACGAAGCCGTAAAATACGCAAAAGAACGTGTACAGTTCGGCAAACCGATTGCTACCAAACAGGCGATTGCGTTCATGCTTGCCGATATGAAGCTGAAAATCGAAACGGCACGTTGGGCTGTATATCAGGCGGCATGGAAAATGTCGCAGCCTGATGTGAAGTCCTATTCGATGGATGCCGCTATTGCTAAAAAATATGCTTCCGATGTAGCCATGCAGGTAACGACAGATGCTGTTCAGGTATTCGGCGGTTATGGCTTTACGCGGGAATATCCTGTTGAACGCTATATGCGCGATGCGAAGATCACACAGATATATGAAGGTACGAATCAGGTACAGCAGATGATTATTTCCGGTGCTATTCTCCGGTAA
- a CDS encoding enoyl-CoA hydratase-related protein → MAYENIKFEKQGSIGILTISRPKALNALNTATVMELNDCVGKIEVDPEVKVVVVTGDGAKSFVAGADIVEMSTKTPVEGRTFGKIAQDTFTRIENLPQPVIAAVNGFALGGGCELACACDFRYASDNAKFGQPEVGLGITPGFGGTQRLPRVVGRGYGKELIFRANMINAEEAYRIGLVNKVVPQDQLMAEVLKVANQIAGNAKVAVQLSKAAINRGINCDVVTGIAYEDEVFALCFSTDDQKEGMAAFVEKREKHFTDK, encoded by the coding sequence ATGGCTTATGAAAACATCAAATTTGAAAAGCAAGGCTCTATCGGTATTCTGACGATTTCCCGTCCGAAGGCTCTCAACGCATTGAACACGGCAACAGTTATGGAACTGAATGATTGCGTTGGCAAGATCGAAGTCGATCCCGAAGTAAAAGTTGTTGTCGTTACAGGCGACGGCGCAAAATCCTTCGTAGCCGGTGCCGATATCGTGGAAATGTCCACCAAGACTCCTGTTGAAGGCCGTACTTTCGGCAAAATTGCACAAGATACCTTTACTCGCATCGAAAACCTGCCGCAGCCGGTTATTGCCGCTGTAAACGGTTTCGCTCTGGGCGGCGGTTGCGAACTCGCCTGCGCTTGCGATTTCCGTTATGCATCTGATAATGCCAAATTCGGTCAGCCTGAAGTCGGCCTCGGCATTACTCCTGGTTTCGGCGGCACACAGCGTCTGCCCCGTGTCGTTGGTCGCGGCTATGGTAAAGAATTGATTTTCCGCGCAAATATGATCAACGCTGAAGAAGCATATCGCATCGGTTTGGTTAACAAAGTTGTTCCGCAGGATCAATTGATGGCGGAAGTTCTTAAAGTTGCCAACCAGATCGCCGGCAATGCTAAGGTTGCTGTTCAGCTCTCCAAGGCTGCCATCAATCGCGGTATCAACTGCGACGTCGTTACTGGTATCGCTTATGAAGATGAAGTATTTGCTCTTTGCTTCTCTACAGATGATCAAAAAGAAGGCATGGCCGCATTCGTTGAAAAACGGGAAAAACATTTTACAGATAAATAA
- a CDS encoding acyl CoA:acetate/3-ketoacid CoA transferase yields MKQVKIITAQEAAALVKDGDVVTSNGFVGSAQPEALTSALEERFLETGSPRDLTLIYAASQGNTDGRGGDHFAHEGMLKKAILGHWNAVTSLQKLVNENKIQAYNLPQGTLSQYFRDVAAHRLGTITSVGLETFADPRVTGGKLNAVTKDDFVKVIQIEGQDQLFYPRMDMNVGFIRGTYADEWGNVVLSKEVSPLDATPLAQAVHNSGGTVIVQVEKVVKGGTLDPKLVKVPGIYVDYVVVTEDMSKHQQSFDCEYDPSLTGEITVPVQALEPAPLNAKKVIARRAALLLLNMSSEAVINLGIGIPELVSAVANEEGIGDSLTMTVEAGAIGGVPLGGVRFGASVNAEAYMDQAVQFDFYDGGGLDLTCLGLAECDKDGNINVSKFGTRIAGCGGFVNITQNTQTVVFCGTFTTGKLKEEIKDGELHIVQEGKVQKFVPTVDHITFSGSYARKHKQHVLYITERAVFEMKEDGVHLTEIAPGVDLQKDILDQMGFKPIVDDVKLMPAYIFDDKLMGLKKMKEDLSK; encoded by the coding sequence ATGAAACAAGTGAAAATTATTACAGCTCAAGAAGCTGCCGCCTTGGTTAAAGACGGCGACGTTGTTACGAGTAACGGTTTTGTCGGTTCGGCGCAGCCTGAAGCGTTGACCAGCGCCTTGGAAGAACGCTTTTTGGAAACCGGTTCACCGCGGGACTTGACGTTGATTTATGCGGCGTCGCAGGGAAATACGGACGGCCGCGGCGGGGATCATTTTGCCCATGAAGGTATGCTCAAAAAAGCGATCCTCGGTCACTGGAATGCCGTTACGTCTTTACAGAAGTTGGTTAATGAAAACAAAATTCAGGCGTATAATCTGCCGCAAGGAACGTTATCGCAGTATTTCCGCGACGTTGCCGCGCATCGGCTTGGCACGATTACCAGTGTTGGCCTCGAAACATTTGCCGATCCCCGTGTAACCGGCGGTAAATTGAATGCCGTAACGAAGGATGATTTCGTCAAAGTTATCCAGATTGAAGGGCAAGATCAGCTCTTCTACCCCCGGATGGACATGAATGTCGGATTCATTCGCGGCACGTATGCCGATGAATGGGGGAATGTCGTGCTGTCCAAGGAAGTTTCCCCGCTTGATGCCACGCCGTTGGCACAGGCGGTCCATAACAGCGGCGGCACGGTTATCGTGCAGGTCGAAAAAGTTGTCAAAGGCGGCACGCTTGATCCGAAGCTTGTCAAAGTTCCCGGTATCTATGTCGATTATGTCGTTGTGACTGAAGATATGAGCAAACATCAGCAATCTTTCGATTGCGAATACGATCCTTCTTTAACGGGCGAAATCACCGTTCCCGTACAGGCTTTGGAACCGGCTCCGCTCAATGCGAAAAAGGTTATTGCCCGTCGCGCCGCCTTGTTGCTGCTGAACATGAGCAGTGAAGCTGTTATCAATCTCGGCATCGGGATTCCGGAACTCGTATCGGCTGTTGCCAATGAAGAAGGAATCGGCGATTCGCTGACGATGACTGTCGAAGCCGGCGCCATTGGCGGTGTGCCTCTGGGCGGCGTTCGCTTCGGTGCTTCCGTCAACGCAGAAGCTTATATGGATCAAGCCGTCCAATTCGACTTTTACGATGGCGGCGGCTTGGACCTTACTTGTCTCGGTTTGGCTGAATGTGATAAAGACGGTAATATCAACGTCAGCAAATTCGGTACGCGTATTGCCGGTTGCGGCGGGTTCGTCAATATTACGCAGAATACGCAGACCGTTGTCTTCTGCGGTACTTTTACGACGGGTAAGTTGAAAGAAGAAATCAAAGACGGCGAACTGCATATCGTACAGGAAGGTAAAGTACAGAAATTCGTACCGACTGTCGATCATATTACCTTCAGCGGCAGCTATGCCCGTAAGCATAAACAACACGTCCTCTATATTACGGAACGCGCTGTGTTTGAAATGAAAGAAGACGGCGTTCACTTGACGGAAATCGCTCCCGGCGTTGATTTGCAAAAAGATATCCTCGATCAGATGGGGTTCAAGCCGATTGTCGATGACGTTAAACTCATGCCTGCGTATATCTTTGATGATAAACTGATGGGGCTGAAAAAAATGAAAGAAGACCTGTCTAAATAA